The Monomorium pharaonis isolate MP-MQ-018 chromosome 5, ASM1337386v2, whole genome shotgun sequence genome segment CTCTCTAGTGACACTTCTTATTTTCACGTTTGCCATCTTACATAAaggaagaaatataatttttaaaaagtctaattaagttgcatgtaattttttttactcacaAATGATCAGGGACTGTATATGTGCTTTTATTaaatcgaatatttttaaaagtactttGAAAAGCATCATATGTTTCAATTAGAAATAGGAACACATGAACTGTAGTAGGAAAATAAATTAGGATATgtattatagataaaaaatttatttactttttatttatttaataatatttaaattaaattataattatatttactttattttgatttaaatgtactttattaatataattacaataatcacaataaaataattataattatcacaaaacttataattgtaataaacatGGAGAaacaatcaattttaaatcacAAGCATCTTAGCATATATTACAAATGGAAATAGCAaacactatttatttatttaacaaaagagttaaaattataaaataaggtataaatatattttcttttattttttaacttttgaatCTAAGAAACGTTTAGCTAAACTACgtcaaacataattaataagttttatttatatatataaagtaaaaaaaaattacgaattattttcaatatatattaattaacacacataagtattgtataattataaaatatgtaacaattaaaaattagaatatacttttaaaaggaaaaaatatgtttactaATTGAATGAGAGAAATAgctttattatgttttatttatttcgaatattaattaatgtaaatttcttatttatttaattaggcGGCGACGACTCAAAATGAGTCACAATATCACACATTtcacttttcttattttttttaattaattctataatcTTATTTGCATCTTCTTCaggtaaattttgaaattcttcagtattaattatttttttataaaactgaataaaatttattaaatgtgtttCTAAAAGTGgtgttttaaatacaaatgcaAGCTGTATAAGTTTTATAGCATTttcaattgtaatatattctaGTAAATAATGttcacatattaattttaaagtaagtaCATCATATTTGTCaactatttttaacaatgttatAAGTTTGTCATAGTTATATGATTCTATTGATTGTGAGCcagttataataaatgataaaatttgtttaaaagcTTCTATTTCctcatttgtttttaattcatttgtcatatttttttcttttgcttcaTGTGTAAGAcagatattcttaaaatagtTACTGTTGGTAGTccataacaatttttttgatataatgTACCTCTCTGTTCCTAGTATAAATGTAATTGATTTATCACCTTTAGACTTATCTTCAAAAGTTGAGTCTTCAAGAGATTTTATGTCTTTTGATATTGTTGAGGATGGTAGTAAGTTACATATATGTCTAGCATTATTCTCCAGATGacgaaaaat includes the following:
- the LOC118645471 gene encoding TD and POZ domain-containing protein 1-like; amino-acid sequence: MAGKEISDDKEILPQKEQTISSLLLPSYIKSYSETSLESTTIDYRWRINKFNHLFHVLDTLKSPAFPENDQYMNIYLNFTHKPTRMSLGGPYCYTLKLYLLTTKPFVGICTTVTRYSDQKFCEKSISGYISNMTELYTCLNLTFKHDIDSFLVRCKFEIFRHLENNARHICNLLPSSTISKDIKSLEDSTFEDKSKGDKSITFILGTERYIISKKLLWTTNSNYFKNICLTHEAKEKNMTNELKTNEEIEAFKQILSFIITGSQSIESYNYDKLITLLKIVDKYDVLTLKLICEHYLLEYITIENAIKLIQLAFVFKTPLLETHLINFIQFYKKIINTEEFQNLPEEDANKIIELIKKNKKSEMCDIVTHFESSPPN